From the genome of Nicotiana sylvestris chromosome 1, ASM39365v2, whole genome shotgun sequence:
ccactgggttgttgttgttgttgttgttgttaaggaGTTCTAACATTTTTATGGTTCAATAATGGGAATCTGAGAATTCTCATACCTCTTTTGGCTTTTCCTCTGTCTCTGGTTTAGCAGCATCTTTGGCCTCAGAAGCAGTAGTAGTAACTTCTTCCTTCTCTTTCTCTTCTTCAGTTGGCTTAATGGTCTCCTCTATGAGTTAAAAAGATGTGCATGTTAACATCAACAAGGGggaataaaagaaagaaaggagataAACAAGTTCAATTTTTAGTCAAACATAATCCATTGTCTTCCCCTTGTTGAGGTAAAGCACAATTTTGCTATGCTATGTAGGCCTGCAAAACCTATACTGCCTTAATCTTAACACCAATAAAAAATCTTATTCTTTAGGGTTAATCAATAAAATCTTACTATAATGAAACTAAAGTGCAGAAGGAGAGTCTTGAAGCAACGGTAAAATTGTCTTCGTATGACCTATCCGGTCTAAATCACATCATTGAATTGCAGTCCTTTGCCAAACCCTATGTAAATACGAAATATTTGTGCATTTTAAACCATAGGAGGCAAAAATGGCAGCCCGATACACAAGGTATCCCGCGTTCAATACAAGGTGCAAGAAAGGGCCGCACCCAAGGAGTATAATATAGAGAACCTACCCTAtgtgtttccacggctcgaacccgtgccCTATAGGTCAACGGGAGACAACTTTGCCGTTGCTCCCAACTTTAAACCATAGGAAACAATTTAAAATCATAAAATGAATTTCTTGAATTTTGGAAGCAAAAAAAGTTTCTTTTTTTCCTACAGATCACATAAAACTACAAGGTGACAATTAACATACCGGTTTTCTCTTCTGCTTTGATCTCTTCAGCTGATTCTTTCTTCTCTACGacatcagcagcagcaacaacagcaggGGTTGTTTTTTCATTTCcaattttcttcttctcctcAGGTTGAGATTGTACAAcaactttttcttctttcttttcaacaACAACCCCTTCTGTTTTCAACTCCTCTTTCACTTTTTCCATTTCCACCTTGGCTTCTTCCTTAGCCACAACTTTTGGTGCAATTACATCTGCAGCCTCCACTTTTTCAGCTGTTTTTACAGTTTCTGCAACCCCAGATTCTCCATTTTCAATTATCTTGACATTTTCTTGGGATTCAGCCTTTGTGGAGTTGGATTTAGAACTCAATGATCTCTTGTTCTTTGGAATGGTGGTGTTTTCTGTTGCAACTGCATGCTTTGATTCCCCACAACccatctttgttttttttttccaaagaaAGAATTGGAGGAGTTTAATTTGCAGAAGAAAAATGGAGGAAAAGGGGGTGTTGATTATTTCTGTTTTTCCCTTGATTGGATtcagggaaaaaagaaaagatagagagAAATAGAGAGGAAGATTTGATGGAGAATATTATTAGCTCTCTGTTTTCTTTCAcccttttggtttttctttggcggGGGCCTCGAGGTTTCTAATATAATTGACTGAGGAGCCGTTTTTTCCGTTGGCTTTTTAAGGTTGAGAATTTGCTGaactatttttttggtttttattttttagttattaaaaaaaaaagatgtccAAAGGTATATTCTCTCGCCAAATTTACTACTATGGCTAATTATAAGAAGCAAAATCATGATTTAAATTTATTCACACGCAAGttactatatatacatatttttagtTTATTATTAAAAAGTTTAAATTATAACTAAACTAAGATTAAATTCAATTGGCATTGAAATTGCAAAGGAATAACAAACTTTCACTACGTGTCCTTCTAATTGGTTACATGGACTTTTGCCTAACTTTTCGATTATGCTTTTAAAAAAAACGGATTTGAGAAGAAAATAATAGTTCTtcttttcgtttttatattttacCCCTTTCCCGATTTATTAGTTTAATAAAATTATGGATATTAATTAATTACCTTGTTTTGTTAAGCCTGCAAAAAGGACTTTCTTGGACTCCCCTAAACATAAAATAAGCGGCAGAATTAATTGCTCCCCTCCCCCAACCCCCCCCAAAAAGAAGGAAATATTaagtaagaaaaatcaaaagaaaagaggTGAAAAAATGTTTAAATAATTATCTAGGAGTACAATATTATAAAGCTATTGCTCCTACCTTTTCATGCAACAATCCAATGCATGCAACAAAGAAAGGGATTTTGGCATGTTGCCGGCCGTCTGAAGGTGGACATAAAAGTTTAGTTTTATGATATTAAAATTGAAATATCCGCTCAACAATTATATTGTTTATTGTtggccttttttttttaaattttaaaaaacctTTTCTTCTCTATAAACCAGCAGTCAAACTCAAATCTCTACTGCATTTCCTATATATATAATTTAGGGTCGTTTACTTTGTCATTTTCTTTCTGTTCCTTTATATTTCCTATGATACGATAGTCACATGTTAAAACTATACTTTTAGCTGTCTgtttcttcttttaaataatcAACTAGTATTACTACCCGTGCGATGCGCGGACTTTATTAAAGAATATTAATCATATCAAATATTTATGATCTGATTTGTTTGTATACATTTTAACAAAATTGTAGTTATCATCTTATCTCAATGTAAGTACccttataataaaaatatatgtaactaaattaaataatcatataATCATCGAATAACTCTTGGATGATACTAAAATATCATACTCCTTTCTTTTCAATTTATCTGGCATTATTCGAGTTAGTAAAAAAtaagaaagacttttaaaacttgtggtctaaaataaaccataaatatttatatgcctacaaatcAATTCATTAAGGGGTAAAGTATACATTCTACTTTTAAATGGCTACATTTTACGTAAACAAACAACATAATTTAGGGAAACCACCGGAAGATGGGACCAGTTAAATATATTTGAAGTTCAAGACTCTAAACCAAATATAAAAAAGGAGAGATTTTGAATACGACAGCATATAGAAACTAAAGCTACAAGAAACATGCGTTATTtagattttttttgaaaagatttatgATTGAAAGTAAAATGAGTTTAAGGGACTTTTTTTTTGTCAAAGAGGTAGTATTAAATGTGAAGTTAATTCCAACAAAAATTAAGCTTTAAGATAATCGTTCAACTCAATGTACCATCAATAGTTTCCTAAAgattaacatataaatagaactGATTATTGCATCGATGAGAAATTAATTAAGCAACACTTGCATTAGATTATCTTCTTGTCGACATTTGAGGACTATACCTTTTttaatccttttttttttgaaaaaaaaaaattacagcCGGTATAAATATTAGATTTTTCAAAAAGCATCTTAGTGCATTTAGAATAAACAAATCACACAACCTATCTTTTTTCTTAATTCGTACAAGAAGTGATGCTTTGTATTGTTATTAtaaaactagtattagtacccgcacgATGTGCGGATAATATTATGATCCTGTTATAttctataaattaaaaagaataaattatatgaaTACCTATTGGCATAAACTTAAATATTATAATCCTATGTATAGTTAGtgatacaaacaaataaaaatacaatatgattcaaaaataaatactCCTTTCCTTGCAATTTACATAAAGTATTTTTCTTATTAGTCTATTCCAAAAGAATGACATATttctatatttgaaaataatttaactttagattttttattttactcATTTTACCCGTAATGAGAAGCTCTTACACCCATACAACTATCACGACCTCACAAAGCTTTTAGGACCAcacttaaaagttttttttttcattcctaAATTTTGTGCAAAGTCagacaacaacaacccaatgaGATCCCACAAGTatggtctagggagggtagtgtgtacctGCCCCTACTCCGGGGAGTatagaggctgtttccgatagaccttcggcacaagaataaggaaaaagaCAGTGTATCAGTAACAACTAAATTCAAACTATCTCATCAAAATGAAACTGAATGAAATAATACTATATGGAGTAACAACTAATAAAATACATTTAGTAATAtcttaatttaaattataaaatatattatattattatctcaaCATAATAATTTCTCACATCAACATCAACTTCTACCGACCTAAAATTTCACAATGGACAAATTAATATATACACACATGATGATTTATTGACAACCAATATATTCTAGTTTTTGGGAGTAACCAACATATAAAATAGTAGGATCGTAATTTGCTCAAGAATTTTAATGTCACCTCAATTTTAACCACACAATTAAAGCCACtttatttttaacaatttaaatgataCTTTTGGGATATAGTTAAGATTAACatattataattaaataaatgtTAAAATACTTTAAATGTACCATGCACATGTACTAAAAGAAGATGACTTCTTACAGGTAATTCTTAATTAAATGAATTTTACCTTACCATTTTTGTAATTCATTTTATTTTGTATAAATAGTAATCCCAAATAGTGCAATTATATTCCTGTATATGTTTACTCTATCTAAATCTACTTCATTCTAAGTGACACATATATACCGACCCCATTAGTTGCTCAATCAATTGGCTCATACATTTGAGAGAACATAAATATCAACAACGGGCTAAAAAGTCATAGTCTATACCTGAGCCATTAGAGAAGAATCCATCCTCCCTTCTTATCTAATTTAGCATAGCAACTGCTAGCActaatagaaaaataaaatagaaaaagtgTATGAATTGCTTCCAAATAATTGagatataaaataaattataaaatgcTGGATAATTAATTTCACCATAAGGCAACATAATTGACATTTAGTTCAGCCGATATCTGAGTTGCTTTATAGTTTAAAACATTATCCCCACGGAAATGTATGTCATCAGTTCCTCTATTCTTGTGTAAAATTATGATTGAATAACTCCCTTCCAACATTATTGGAGTTGCTTTAAAATTGATTGAATCGAACTGTATTTATGTGACAATTCTCTTTTTGAGAGTCATTTTAAAAGTATTCGACTCCAAACTACATACATCACACATCTtgatttttaaaactaaaatgcTAATTGAGTAAGAGATatagattttttttaaattaattcaaAATATCAATTTACTCACATTATCTTTATAGCCTCCCCCCTCCCCTTCTATATTATTCCCTCTACTATgaaattttatataattatttcaTTTATGTGGAAGTGTGACATTAAATTTCCATTTAAAATACTATAtaagaatttaaattatatttaaatatttttaatttatttcttgAAATTATGTCAAATGtctatatttttttagttttaccGGTTATAATGGTTTTAAATACGTATATCTTATTCATATAATGTGACTTATCTCATTATTATTTTAGAAACGTTTCTCTTCTCAAAGATCAAATAAATCTTGTCATTCAATATACATCTGCTACTGAGATTATTATTTATTtacatatttttcttcttttttgattcCTTGTTCATGTTATTGCATTATCCATAACTTAGAATTGTTCATATCATTGCCCAAAACTCCCATTAGTAGTTgaatttagtttttctttttcttgtaataaaaattATATTCACTATTTTTTATTCTATTGCTCaaattaatatttaaatttatcaataatatttttgagtatcatttatttattatctttattttatattttagctGAATGGAGTACGTAGTGGTACTCGCATTATGTGTTGATAATACCTCCATATTTATCTTTATAATGAGCTAAGATAAGGGTGTTGTTTTTATCTTTCAGCTCAAAATTTTCTTGTGGTAAAAAACTTATTAGTTAAGATAGGGTAATTGGTTGTATCGTTATAATACTATTATTCTTTCTTTCCATTCAGGTTCAAAATAATCTTATTTACTGCCTTTCCATTTAAACTAAAAAAAttaccttttaattttaaattaaattaaaaattattataaatattATCCTAAATTGTCTTTCAATTCAACTTTTCTGTGGTCAAAACTTTATTTGTTAAGATAGGGTAGTTGGTcatatttaaaataatatttagcTTAGCCACAAATGCACATTATTCCTTTAGATTGATTTGAACATTGAGTTTACTGATTGGTGAAGAAAGTACTGATTGGTGAAGAAAGTACGCTATCATTAAAGcaaattttcttttattaatcACCATACAAGTTGATGCTTCAATTTatattttcactcttcttttatcactactaatataatataaattttaatttcatatttGTTATACTTAAATTTATTGAATTAACGTCTTAGGGCACAAGGAGAAGTGAACGTTATTGATCAACCAAGCTAGTTACGAAAGTTAAGTTTTAATCCAACAATTCGGTAATTATGATTATGGGTTCAAACCtagattttttagttttatttctaGTAACAcacacttttttattttttctgttgTTTTTGTTGTGAAAAGTTTACAAAAAGCTCTTTCTTATTATTTAGAACAATTCGCCTCACTCATTGAACCTCTCATTTGAATTGGAACATTTATGTGTTGATTAGCTTTCCTAATTAGCTAAACAATCAATTCAAGTTTAACTTTCTTTCCATTTAGATTCAAAAGAATCTTATTTACTATCTTTCTATTTAAATTAAAGAAATATTCTATCTTTCAATTTAAATTAAATACTATAACAAATATTTTTCTAAATTGCCAAATGGCTttatattagcttgccacttggctaaaTGAGAAACAAACTTttttgctttaatatatatatatatatatatatatgtcggaGTTTTCATTTGCAAGTCCTCTAATGGACTGGGCTGCAGTAGTTCGTTTATGGGGCTTCAAAAGCAAAAAGTACAATTGCTTATTGCAGGTAGGTATGATAACAATGGGAGAAAATTGGTAGGCGTCGCCATTTTTTGAGCCGACTATTAGAGTTTAGCTATATTTTAAAACGTAATATAAAAATAGCCACTTTTTAATGCGAAATAAAATTTAGACAAAATATCCTTACTTAAGATACAGCAATTACTGGAATTCAAACCTTCTAAAGGTAAAACTCCAGTATACTGTGTTAAAATTCGAAGATTTTCCTATAAGTAAAAACTCCAGCACTGTATACAGGCATTTTATTTGTCAAAGCTTTGAAATCCAACAACGATTACTAGagttttttggtg
Proteins encoded in this window:
- the LOC104215322 gene encoding uncharacterized protein, which translates into the protein MGCGESKHAVATENTTIPKNKRSLSSKSNSTKAESQENVKIIENGESGVAETVKTAEKVEAADVIAPKVVAKEEAKVEMEKVKEELKTEGVVVEKKEEKVVVQSQPEEKKKIGNEKTTPAVVAAADVVEKKESAEEIKAEEKTEETIKPTEEEKEKEEVTTTASEAKDAAKPETEEKPKEENATEASATTDSKTD